In one window of Maribacter sp. BPC-D8 DNA:
- a CDS encoding DUF1835 domain-containing protein, with protein sequence MSSLLHITNGDVFTERLQKLNLDGDVITWREMLCEGQTLPNVGSETFWKARFEFLHKNYKVSKSWFIEKTLKEYRSLCNHKQQDHIVLWFEYDLFCQVNMLAVISWLLTHRKYAQISLVCSGKEDGTDKMYSLNELTDDQLLGLYRNKKILTQDDTEYADYVWQLYCSNNPIRLENLTDFNDYQFDYLGDAVKSHLKRFPSINNGLNEMENTILQLAIDRKPKSKTEYIDVLLKNQGNLGFSNTQYDRALTRLKPLITSLNPVRLSKKGKEILDGQTSYYSCIQDNDVYLGGALKYNFLYNTSTNRILKL encoded by the coding sequence ATGAGTTCTCTCTTGCACATAACCAATGGAGATGTTTTCACCGAACGTCTTCAAAAATTAAACTTAGATGGCGATGTCATCACTTGGCGCGAAATGCTATGTGAAGGACAAACACTACCTAATGTTGGTTCAGAAACCTTTTGGAAAGCTCGTTTTGAGTTTCTCCATAAAAACTATAAAGTTTCAAAATCGTGGTTTATTGAAAAGACCCTTAAAGAATATAGGTCTCTTTGTAACCACAAACAACAAGATCATATCGTTCTTTGGTTCGAGTATGATCTTTTTTGTCAGGTAAATATGCTTGCTGTTATTAGCTGGCTATTAACACACAGAAAATATGCTCAAATATCTTTAGTGTGCAGTGGCAAAGAAGACGGTACCGATAAAATGTACAGCCTTAATGAGCTTACCGATGACCAATTATTAGGTTTATACAGGAATAAAAAGATATTAACACAAGACGATACTGAGTATGCTGATTATGTTTGGCAATTATACTGTAGCAATAATCCGATTCGATTAGAAAACCTTACCGATTTTAACGATTACCAATTCGATTATCTTGGTGATGCCGTAAAATCGCATCTAAAACGTTTTCCTAGTATCAACAACGGCTTAAATGAAATGGAAAATACCATTTTACAGCTTGCAATTGATAGGAAACCGAAGTCAAAAACGGAATACATAGATGTTTTACTTAAAAATCAAGGCAACTTAGGTTTTTCTAATACACAATATGACCGTGCTTTAACGAGGTTAAAACCATTAATTACCAGTCTAAACCCTGTTCGCCTCTCTAAAAAAGGCAAAGAGATTTTAGATGGTCAAACAAGTTATTATTCTTGCATTCAAGACAACGATGTGTATTTAGGTGGTGCTTTAAAGTACAATTTCCTTTACAACACTAGTACGAACCGAATATTAAAATTATAG